CAAtgggattgtgagtttgagatcagtctgcactatgtagtgagacccagcctcaaaaaagaaaaagaaagaaagaaagaaagaaagaaagaaagaaagaaagaaagaaagggaatgggGTTAGAGAGAGCTGGGGCCATGAGACTTTTTAATGGAGCGTTTCAGTTAAACCCACAGGTTGGTGAGGAAGTCAGGTGCATGGAGCCTTCCGGCAGAGGAAGCAGCtagtgcaaaggtcctgaggtgaTGGCTGGCATGCTCGAGGATTGGGGGTTTATGTAGCTAAGCAGGGGACTGGTGAGAAGAGAAGGGTGTGTGAAGCCTCAGTAAGATCAGGGCTAGGTCATCCACTGAGAACTCTCATTCATTATATCAGAGCTAGACGGACTCTGTCAGTCAGGTGAGGCTGCTGCCTGTCTCAATAACAAGCGGTACTCAGCATCTCCACCTAAGATTATGACCAGGGCTAATGGGCTCGTGCACTGAAATAATCAGAAGTCATTTTACGACTCTGAGGTTCAAATCTTGATTTATCTTGGTTTTTGCTTGGAATACTGTGGGGGCCATTTGGGAGGCCTCTGCAGGCCCCGATCTGACTGGGAGTAATAGAGTTCTTGTGGCTGTGGGAGGAAGAGTGGGGGCAGGGCAGCAATACCATAGAGAGATCTGCCGGGATAGTCTAGGCCCTGACCATGGAGGACAGATGAGGACCCGGGAAGGGGCGACTGATGGGGCTTAGTGTCCCGTGTGAGAATCCAGAAGGGCAGCATtgggaaggagggtggagggtAGAGAGGCACAGAGGTCTCAGACTGGCCCAGGCAATCTGAGTTCTCCCCAAGTCCCTGGTGGAGTTGGGGGCTCAGCTGGCAGATTTCTTGTCCTGTTGGGCCACTGACCTGAGGCTTGGGCCGGCCTGAGAGCTGCCCTGCCCTGAGGTCCTCCCGCTGTCTCCCTCAGACTATGCCACCGTACAGACTGTGGGGATGACCCTGGCCACTATCATGTTCGTGCTGGGGATCATCATCATCCTCAGTAAGTGCCCTCCCCACTTGTGGGGTCCCCAAATTGAAAGTGTCCCCACCCTAAGAGGATCTCCTGCCCACCCCTACCCCGTCTGTCTGCACTTGCAAAGGTCCCGATTGTCAATCCTCAGGGGTCCCCTGCAGGCCTCACCCACTCCCTCCTCACCTGTGAAGGTCCTCTGCTTGCCCTGCCCTGTCTCTTCCTGCCCACTGGCATTGCCCCCTGCTGTCTCTTTCCTAACAGGCAAGAAGGTGAAGTGCAGGAAGGCGGACTCCAGGTCTGAGAGGTGGGGCAGCCTGGGGAACTGGGATGGAGACCTAACATAGGGCCTGGGGAACCTAGCCACCCCGCTaacctgcttcctctctctctctctctctctctctctctctctctctctctctctctctctctctctctctctctctctccacagcccAACATGCAAATCCTGTAAGTCGGAACTGCCCTCCTCAGGTGAGCATGGTTTTGGAGGAGGCTAGCAGGATCCTTAGAGGGCTACGTGGGGGGACTGGAGCCTGGGGCCCCACCAGGCTGCAGCCGATCCTGGGTCCTTCAGGGGGTGAAGTTGCAGAGAGGGGGTTCCGGCAATATCTCAAGGAGGTCCCCACAAAATGCAGGCATCAGAGAGCTTGGTGGGTGGGGTGTGGCTGGGGGAGTCTGGGAGGATGGAAGGGGCCAGCTAGCACCTGGGAAACCCACACAGGCTTCCCCTCTACCTTCCAGTGGGCccacagggaagaaagaggaagggcaggagagagaaaggagagcgAGGGAAGAGAGGGTGGGCTTCTGAATAAGGGCGACCGGATGAAGCATAGAATGCAGATTTAAAGATGGAGGGAAGGCAAGAatctatgcctttaatcccagaacttgagagttGGAGTGAGTTGGGGAGAGGGGGtgcatctctgtgaattccaggccagccagggcttcatagtgagaccctgtctcaaaccaaaacaacaacagcaaacaaacaaaaagataaggTTTGGAGGGGCATGCCGCTGGGGTGCTTGCCTCCATGCATGCGACCCTGGGTCGAATCCCAAGCACTGCCTAAACTGAGCACAGTACCTGTTCATAATCTcaacactctggaggtggaggcaggggaatcaggagtttgaggccatccctAGCTATGGAGAGAGTCAGAgagcagcctggcctacatgagcctgtgtctcaaaaagaagaaaaagaaaaatgattccagctggaaggaagtggggaagaggaagctggtgtagaagagagaagaggagagcatGGAGGGGCGGCGCGTGGAGGGGTGGCGCGTGGAGGGGCAGCGTGTGGGGACAGGAAGACGATAAAGAAGGCTGGAAAacgatggggtgggggtgggggagacgaAGGTGTGAGGAGAGGTTGTACAGGGGAGACCTTGGGCGTGTTTATTAGCAGAATTACCTCCTTTCTAGGGACTTTGGGGAGTAAAACATATCAGAGGTGGGGCTGTCTTCCTCTTACCGTGTCTCTCTTTAGTCCTGGATGTCCAGGACTCTGTAAAGAACTCACTGTGtcaacctcaaactcacagccatccctctgcctccgcctcccaagtgctggggtgtttacaggtgtgagccactaggCTAGCTTCCCATTAAAATCTTACGACGAAGGGTGGCACTCTGAGGATATAGGGTCTGTGGGGGAGGATGGGTGAGAAATTAGGTCTTGTTTCGTGTCTTCTTAACAAGAGTTAAGAACATCAGAGGTGTCTTTGTGGTGCTGGGGTAGGGTGGGTGCAGGTGTTTGGCTCAGCCCTAGTCGGGGTGGGAGAACAAAGGCGGCCTGTCCGGGAAGGGAAGTGGAGGCCTGAAAGATGCCTGCCTGATGTTCAGGTTGTCAAAAGCAGGTATAGAAAAGGAGCTTGGGGGTGTAGCATGAGGTGGGGATTCCTTCTTCCAAGGAGACTTTAAACCCCCGGGAACATTCAGGTCAGCCTTAGGTGTCCTTTACTCCATGGCCCGAGATGGAGCCCATAGCAGCAATGAAGATGTCCTCATGGTGACCAGATATCAGGGGATGGGGAAGACATGAGGACTCCCCAAGGCTAGCCAGAAGGAGACCATCCCTGGACTCTGGTTCTTTCCCTCACTTGGGTCACTAACGTGggttctcttctgttcccagcacccggAGGTGGCGGTGTGTAGGACCCTCTACAGATCTCCACTGCTGTCCCTGGCCGCAGCGCAGGAGCCCGAGGACCGGGTGAAGGCGGTGGGGACCCAGCCTGGCGCCGGGGAGTGTGCCCCCAATGAGCCGCCACACCCACCCCAAGGCCGGAGCCACTGCACCCCGCTGTCCCTCCCCAGGCCTTGGCAACGACGATCCCCCAAAGAGCCCATTTGCACCCCAGACCCAGAGACTCAGGCCTCCAGCTCCTGGGATCCAGGAGTCCATCCCCAGGCCCCTGGGATCCTCGtatccctccctcctgcatctcCTGGTCACCTTCTCCAGGACCCTCCCGGCTGTCCCCTCAGGGTCCATGTCTTGAGCTTAATAAATGtgcatttgtttttttcctcccgTTCTGTCTGTGTGTTGTCGTCTGTGGGCACCCAACGGCTGGGTAGGAGGCTGAGGTAGCCGTcctgttccttcctccctctccttccctcaccaCATCCTTCCCTTCAAACCTACCCAAGAGGCTTTCCCTCCTCGGTACGCTTGTCCCCATCTGCGTCTCCCAGACCCTCGAATGGAGGCCACCGCCCTCAGTCCCCCATCGCCCTCCACCGCTCCTGCTCCCACCCCTGCTGGTGGGGCctggaagccagagaggaaaTGACTGAGCCGCTCTGgtccccgcccgcccgcgcccGCGCCCCTGGCCACACCCTCCGCCCCGAGGCGGCTCCCACGCGGTACTCTCACACTCCAGGCTAGAGACCCTGGGCTCGGACGTAAGTCCCTCTTTTGCTCTCCCCTCTTGCTGAGGGCCACGGCATGCAGATGGGAAGCAGCttgggcgggaggggggggggacctgGATGCTTCTCTACCTCGCATCACCCTTGGTTCCTCTGTGGGCacacctcctgcctcagtctccccagagaGGAGTCTCTCCATCCCGGGCAGACTGGTTCTTCTGAAATATTCCTAGCATGGGTGCGGTGGTGCCTGCAAGGCAGCCGAACACCAGCTCACTTTTTCCTCTGAGGCATTagtcacccttcctcttcccctccggGCCCCACCGCTCTGGGCTGCGTCCCCGAGGGAGCAGACACCGCGGGGCCCCTGGCTTCCTCTGCCAGGGAACCACCACCGGCGGCGAGGAGGTGCAGGAGCAGGGAACAGCCTCTCTGCCTCAGGGCTGTCAGGAGGCCAGGCTTAGCTGATGCTTCTGGCTTTCTTTGGGGATCGGCTCATGGAAGAAGGGCATGGTGACTTGGGACGCGGGCTTCTGAAAAGCATCCCTTCCCAGAGGCAGGTACCAGAGGATCCTTGAAGCCAGGGGCCTGCTCCAGGAGGACGTGGGGCTGCCGAGGGGTCTTGCCTCACTCACCTTTCCCTCCACTCACCCCACAGATGTCACCATCCAGTCGTCTGTGTCTCCTCGTCTTTGTCGTCCTGATTCTGCCCAGCAGAGGTAAGacgaccccaccaccaccaccaccccatctcaGTGGGCGGCTAGGTGGGTGACTGAAGATTGAATGCTCTGTACCATCTCACGCCCCTTGCCTGCAGTGAGCTGGCACCAGGAAGTGGGGCGAAGCCTGGCGAGGCAGGCTCTGGGTTGCACCCTCTTTGGACACTTCAGACCTGGGGTGGCTGTTTGCAGAGGGTCTGGCTGGAGCCTGCCCTGCTGAGCACACTCCCCTTCACCGCTGAGAAGGACTTGTTGAGTTTGACTTGGCTGGGAGATGGGTGTCAGTTTTCTACTCGGCAGCCAGGAAACCCCAGGCTCCCAGCAAAGCAGAACTGCTGGGTTTTCTAAGAACACAGTCAGGCAAACGGGTCCAAGTGGGGCTAGGGTATAGAGTAGGAGCCCCTCACCCTCACCTGGAAAGCACTTCTGAAAAGGGACAAGCCAGGTCGGCACTTGCTAGtgtgtcttgtgcttcagctcaCGCACTTAGTTGCCCTGTTGTATGGACTGGGATGCTGGGGGCGGGGCGCAAATGTGGgggcacaggaagaggaaggagctgtCTGTGTGGATCTGAGACACAGTGGAAGGCTGGGTTGGGGTGAAATCAGTAACAGGTGGAGAAGATGGTGGTAGGACTGGAGGCGGGGGAACTTGGGGACCAGATGAAAATTTTGGC
The nucleotide sequence above comes from Peromyscus maniculatus bairdii isolate BWxNUB_F1_BW_parent chromosome 1, HU_Pman_BW_mat_3.1, whole genome shotgun sequence. Encoded proteins:
- the Fxyd7 gene encoding FXYD domain-containing ion transport regulator 7 — translated: MATPTQSPTNVPEETDPFFYDYATVQTVGMTLATIMFVLGIIIILSKKVKCRKADSRSESPTCKSCKSELPSSAPGGGGV